From Portunus trituberculatus isolate SZX2019 chromosome 37, ASM1759143v1, whole genome shotgun sequence, one genomic window encodes:
- the LOC123514338 gene encoding zinc finger protein 341-like, which produces MEELMQNTIIRDVTHLPAIMSHSIFDALPGVTLEGSSSMTVQQFLETPDLIQNTITIGGGPPTTTSTPPSQQCSQINTIISEGVTLDEDDLFQCGRCKKQFSSLDLFMVHKRHQCSGKNSGLRTIQAMQDPTTSTAEQATFEEDSTALTSQIHMQVQPQQVPVSGSYSGSGLPSPGAINQHIIVNEGDLLPFTIETTQVLPLPGGLQTASFLPVSSGAKTLTSTVSPLLTTTANITTPLDVGSTLSSPQPLGSMVGGVTDGSEGGGGESAEGAATHTELTGEEKDIACYNHEFFHGGMAKTISSKNESTKLKPKHKCNYCNKEFSKNFDLRQHIRSHTGEKPFQCIVCGRAFTQKSNVKKHMATHKVWPSGSLSDTLPKDPIIKKLVMPAESLDGDPPVDHVEEVVMKEEVLVDDSYKCQYCEDYSVQSYVKLRTHMKTHANQKVYKCIQKNCELSFPDQDSFLEHIHTHNEDQDLQYRCHFCSKVFNALDKLSHHQHEQHSTYPQAKKTVGPSYFRCTKCMNKYASAEALEHHLRTSSHHYPCRQCGKVFTSERLLRRHLHSHGTVNLFPCSECSKEFKSEYSLKLHQLIHTGEKPFECPLCKTAFNRRDKLKRHMLIHESKKIPCPFGCLREFSRPDKLRVHMMTHVGGRGKRGRGRGRGSSSASRGERTIKVEVIPQEDARCSSCDQVIVDGEDIHQCIVVKSEPNRESGGEDGEENNMIGSAGRARPLRQAVVRRTREQSSMRRGSRRKRGGLTNYSRQPEQQAESPPAQQQQQDEQQEEGQEHIVKVSLSPSHEVEVQEHHLLDLPVGETDMEGDTQNVEIIYIPFSLPLSRPFQAEIMRAMSNDDEAATISGEMLEGGPTITLDGTTSSLLVGNGTMMPMVTPDSVDSLDTTILKSSSDLQVIYSPATVQQAADTTTHLVDAATLAANHLHHEQLGQEAALEESQLASNHLTHLSIISNQT; this is translated from the exons GCGTGACCCTTGAGGGATCCAGCAGCATGACAGTGCAACAGTTCCTAGAGACACCTGACCTCATTcagaacaccatcaccattggAGGGGGACCAccgaccaccacctccaccccacCCAGTCAGCAATGTTCACAAATCAACACCATCATTA GCGAGGGAGTCACCTTAGATGAAGATGACTTGTTCCAGTGTGGCCGCTGCAAGAAGCAGTTTTCTTCACTGGATTTGTTCATGGTGCACAAGCGGCACCAATGCTCAG GGAAAAACAGTGGGCTACGCACCATACAGGCCATGCAGGaccccaccaccagcacagcagAGCAGGCCACCTTCGAGGAGGACAGCACAGCCCTCACCAGCCAGATACACATGCAAGTCCAGCCTCAGCAAGTTCCT GTCTCGGGTAGCTACAGTGGCTCGGGTCTGCCTTCCCCCGGCGCCATCAACCAACACATCATCGTCAACGAGGGTGACCTGCTGCCCTTTACCATTGAAACAACTCAG GTCTTACCACTGCCAGGCGGTCTCCAGACTGCCAGCTTTCTACCTGTATCAAGTGGAGCCAAAACCCTCACCTCTACGGTGTCTccactcctcaccaccaccgccaacatcACCACTCCACTT GATGTGGGTTCCACCCTGTCCTCACCACAGCCCCTCGGCTCAATGGTTGGTGGGGTGACGGATGGCAGCGAAGGTGGTGGGGGAGAAAGTGCAGAAGGAGCTGCCACACACACGGAGTTaacaggggaggaaaaggacatAGCTTGTTATAATCATGAATTCTTCCATGGTGGTATGGCCAAGACCATTTCAAGTAAAAATGAATCCACAAAATTAAAG CCAAAGCACAAGTGTAACTACTGCAACAAGGAGTTCAGCAAGAATTTTGACCTCCGGCAACACATACGCTCACACACAGGGGAGAAGCCGTTCCAGTGCATAGTGTGTGGCAGAGCGTTCACTCAAAAGAGCAACGTCAAGAAGCACATGGCCACACACAAGGTGTGGCCATCAGGCTCCCTCAGCGACACCTTGCCCAAGGACCCTATTATAAAAAAACTGGTCATGCCGGCAGAGTCCTTGGAT GGAGACCCTCCAGTGGACCATGTGGAGGAAGTGGTAATGAAAGAGGAGGTGCTGGTGGATGACTCGTACAAATGCCAGTACTGTGAAGATTACTCAGTGCAGAGCTATGTCAAACTGCGGACACACATGAAGACCCACGCCAACCAGAAG GTTTACAAGTGCATCCAGAAAAACTGTGAATTATCATTTCCTGACCAGGATTCTTTTCTGgagcacattcacacacacaatgaggaCCAAGATCTCCAGTACCGCTGCCACTTCTGTTCCAAAGTGTTCAACGCCCTGGACAAGCTAAGCCACCACCAGCATGAGCAGCACTCCACCTACCCACAAGCCAAGAAGACAGTTGGTCCAAG ttATTTCCGATGTACAAAATGCATGAACAAGTATGCAAGTGCGGAGGCCCTGGAGCACCACCTGCGCACCTCCTCACATCACTACCCATGCAGGCAGTGCGGCAAAGTGTTCACATCAGAGCGTCTGCTACGCCGCCACCTCCACAGCCATGGCACAGTCAACCTCTTCCCTTGCAGT GAATGCTCGAAAGAATTTAAGTCAGAATATTCCTTGAAACTGCATCAGCTGATACACACAGGAGAGAAACCCTTCGAGTGTCCGCTTTGCAAGACTGCCTTTAACCGGAGGGATAAACTGAAGCGCCACATGTTGATACACGAATCCAAGAAAATTCCATGTCCCTTTGGCTGCCTTAGGGAATTCAGCAGACCAG ACAAACTGCGTGTCCACATGATGACCCACGTTGGCGGGCGAGGGAAGCGGGGCCGAGGGCGAGGCAGAGGCTCTTCTTCAGCGAGTCGAGGCGAGCGAACCATAAAAGTTGAGGTCATACCACAAGAGGACGCCAGGTGTTCCTCCTGCGATCAG gtTATTGTGGATGGTGAGGACATCCATCAGTGCATAGTAGTGAAGAGTGAACCCAATAgggagagtggtggtgaggatggggaggagaacaACATGATAGGCAGTGCGGGGCGGGCCAGGCCACTGAGGCAGGCAGTGGTGCGCCGCACACGTGAACAGTCCAGCATGCGGCGAGGCAGCCGAAGGAAACGGGGAGGCCTGACCAACTACAGCAGGCAGCCAGAGCAGCAGGCAGAGAGTCCcccagcacagcagcagcagcaggatgaGCAGCAGGAAGAGGGGCAAGAACATATAGTGAAAGTGTCATTGTCACCCTCCCATGAAGTGGAAGTGCAGGAGCATCACCTGCTTGATCTGCCAGTTGGAGAGACTGACATGGAGGGAGATACTCAGAATGTGGAGATAATctacatccctttctctctgccCTTGTCACGACCCTTCCAGGCTGAAATCATGAGGGCTATGTCAAACGACGACGAAGCAGCCACCATCTCTGGCGAGATGCTGGAGGGTGGCCCCACCATCACCCTGGAcggcaccacctcctccttgctgGTGGGCAATGGTACCATGATGCCCATGGTCACCCCTGACTCTGTCGACTCTCTGGACACCACCATCCTGAAGAGTTCCTCAGACCTGCAGGTGATCTACAGCCCTGCCACGGTCCAGCAGGCGGcagacaccaccacacacctggtGGATGCCGCCACACTTGCTGCCAACCATCTGCACCATGAACAGCTGGGCCAAGAAGCTGCCCTGGAGGAGTCTCAGCTTGCTTCAAACCATCTCACTCATCTCAGCATCATCTCCAACCAAACTTGA